A region of Oculatellaceae cyanobacterium DNA encodes the following proteins:
- a CDS encoding pentapeptide repeat-containing protein — MDVSELLARYDAGEKNFHNSVLTEGNLSRAKLSGANLIEADLIGADLIEADLIGADLSGADLSGADLSGASLNGANLSKVYLIGADLSGVYLIGADLSEANLRGADLSEANLRGADLSEADLSRVYLIGADLSGANLSGASLDGADLSGASLNGANLRGANLSKANLRGASLIEANLSGADFKGADFKRADLTRVTLAGANLSGANLSGADLTRVNISGANLDRADLSGANLNEANLSEADLSGAILIETNLSNANLCNAILERSNLAYAKLIGTDLTAANLTDANLIRANFTDANLSETKLTGTNLDKNKFIIADQKGWTIPLQAIQADFIQRLELGYLLNCEIDGQHSELSLISIERLKKLRNFCQNIAEKYQQKSSVRNVFIQIFKIKLGEEVVKSRLAEMVDEIDYEQRIKGDSKVNFVLKSHPSVGIQVKTRYGDFNKIKWQISLEECQKSAVLVCVLGRDEFDGFQSEYGLIIAGFLPTNMIQANNGKALVGINELLYAGGLRSYLESIHCE, encoded by the coding sequence ATGGATGTTAGCGAACTTCTGGCTCGTTATGACGCAGGGGAAAAGAATTTTCACAATTCTGTTCTTACTGAAGGCAACCTGAGTAGAGCCAAGCTAAGTGGAGCCAACCTGATTGAAGCCGACCTAATTGGAGCTGATCTAATTGAAGCTGACCTAATTGGAGCCGACCTGAGCGGAGCCGACCTGAGTGGAGCCGACCTGAGTGGAGCTAGCCTGAATGGAGCTAACCTAAGTAAAGTTTACCTAATTGGAGCCGACCTGAGTGGAGTCTACTTAATTGGAGCCGACCTGAGTGAAGCTAATTTAAGAGGAGCCGACCTGAGTGAAGCTAATCTAAGAGGAGCCGACCTGAGTGAAGCTGACCTGAGTAGAGTCTACTTAATTGGAGCCGATCTGAGTGGAGCCAATCTAAGTGGAGCTAGCTTGGATGGAGCCGACCTGAGTGGAGCTAGCCTGAATGGAGCTAATTTAAGAGGAGCCAACCTGAGTAAAGCTAATCTAAGAGGAGCTAGCCTAATTGAAGCCAACCTGAGTGGAGCCGACTTTAAAGGAGCCGACTTTAAAAGAGCCGATCTTACTAGAGTCACCCTTGCTGGAGCCAACCTAAGTGGAGCCAACCTAAGTGGAGCTGACCTTACTAGAGTCAACATAAGTGGAGCTAACCTTGATAGAGCTGACCTGAGTGGAGCCAACCTTAATGAAGCTAACCTCAGTGAAGCCGACCTGAGTGGAGCTATCCTAATTGAAACTAATTTGAGTAACGCTAATTTATGCAACGCTATATTAGAACGTAGTAATTTAGCTTATGCCAAATTAATTGGAACTGATTTAACTGCGGCTAATTTAACTGATGCTAATCTAATTAGGGCTAACTTTACTGATGCTAACCTAAGCGAGACAAAATTAACTGGCACAAATTTGGATAAAAATAAATTTATTATTGCCGATCAAAAAGGCTGGACAATTCCGTTGCAAGCAATCCAAGCTGATTTTATTCAAAGGCTTGAATTAGGCTATTTATTAAATTGTGAAATTGATGGACAGCATAGCGAATTATCTTTGATTTCAATAGAGCGGTTAAAAAAACTACGTAATTTTTGTCAGAATATAGCTGAAAAATATCAGCAAAAATCTTCAGTACGAAATGTTTTTATCCAAATTTTCAAAATTAAATTAGGTGAAGAAGTTGTTAAATCTCGTTTAGCTGAAATGGTTGATGAGATTGATTATGAGCAACGAATAAAAGGTGATAGCAAAGTTAATTTTGTCCTGAAATCCCACCCGTCTGTTGGGATTCAGGTTAAAACTCGTTATGGCGATTTCAACAAAATTAAATGGCAAATTAGCCTAGAAGAATGTCAGAAAAGTGCTGTTTTAGTTTGCGTTTTAGGTCGGGATGAATTTGATGGATTTCAATCTGAATATGGGCTAATCATAGCAGGATTTCTGCCGACGAATATGATTCAAGCTAATAATGGTAAAGCTTTAGTAGGAATAAATGAATTGCTATATGCTGGCGGATTACGGAGCTATTTAGAGTCCATCCATTGTGAATAA